One window from the genome of Sphaerotilus microaerophilus encodes:
- a CDS encoding carotenoid 1,2-hydratase, translating to MMRRRDWLAALAATGWLPEPAAVQGPAAAIAEATDRPGSGPRPLRFPADFGAHPGWRTEWWYLTGWLAAPAAGTSPPAAASAPAPAGPQPTHGFQLTFFRQRTGLAADSRSAFAPRQLIFAHAAVTTLGDLGGKALRHDQRIARAGLGLAEAAVGDTRVHLHAGNRWELVRDGGAAAGNDAGAARDPGRDLSHYLSRYRGRIASPAAGFTLDVELAATQPLLLQGQAGWSRKGPQPAQASFYYSQPQLAVRARLALDGQPERPLQGRAWLDHEWSESLLDADAVGWDWIGINFFDGSALTAFRLRRPDGHPAGPALWAGGSWRPGAGSTGGPARSFAPDAVRFTPQRRWTSPRHQPPVSYPVEWAIDCPAGRFLVRALADDQELDSRASTGTVYWEGLSELLDPATGRRVGLGYLEMTGYVGRLRL from the coding sequence ATGATGCGCCGCCGCGACTGGCTGGCCGCCCTGGCCGCCACCGGCTGGCTGCCCGAGCCCGCCGCCGTGCAGGGCCCCGCCGCCGCAATCGCCGAGGCCACGGACCGCCCCGGCAGCGGCCCACGCCCGCTGCGCTTTCCCGCCGACTTCGGCGCCCACCCCGGCTGGCGCACCGAGTGGTGGTACCTCACCGGCTGGCTGGCAGCGCCCGCAGCGGGCACCTCCCCGCCGGCAGCAGCCAGCGCGCCGGCCCCCGCCGGCCCGCAGCCCACGCACGGCTTCCAGCTCACCTTCTTCCGCCAGCGCACCGGGCTGGCTGCCGACTCGCGCAGCGCCTTCGCACCCCGGCAATTGATCTTCGCCCACGCCGCCGTCACCACGCTGGGCGACCTCGGCGGCAAGGCCCTGCGCCACGACCAGCGTATCGCCCGCGCCGGCCTGGGCCTGGCCGAGGCCGCGGTGGGTGACACGCGGGTGCACCTGCACGCCGGCAACCGCTGGGAGCTGGTCCGTGACGGTGGCGCCGCCGCAGGCAATGACGCCGGGGCGGCGAGGGACCCGGGCCGCGACCTCAGCCACTACCTCAGCCGCTACCGGGGCCGCATCGCCAGCCCCGCCGCGGGCTTCACGCTGGACGTGGAGCTGGCGGCCACCCAGCCGCTGCTGCTGCAGGGCCAGGCCGGCTGGTCACGCAAGGGCCCGCAGCCGGCGCAGGCCAGCTTCTATTACAGCCAGCCGCAGCTGGCCGTGCGCGCCCGCCTGGCGCTGGACGGCCAGCCCGAGCGCCCCCTGCAGGGCCGCGCCTGGCTGGACCACGAGTGGAGCGAATCCCTGCTCGACGCCGACGCGGTCGGCTGGGACTGGATCGGCATCAACTTCTTCGACGGCAGCGCCCTCACCGCCTTCCGCCTGCGCCGCCCCGACGGCCACCCGGCCGGCCCAGCGCTGTGGGCCGGCGGCTCCTGGCGCCCCGGCGCCGGCAGCACCGGCGGCCCCGCCCGCAGCTTCGCCCCCGACGCGGTGCGCTTCACCCCCCAACGCCGCTGGACCAGCCCGCGCCACCAGCCGCCCGTCAGCTACCCGGTCGAATGGGCCATCGACTGCCCCGCCGGCCGCTTCCTCGTGCGCGCCCTGGCCGACGACCAGGAACTCGACAGCCGCGCCTCCACCGGCACCGTCTACTGGGAAGGCCTGAGCGAACTGCTCGACCCCGCCACCGGCCGGCGCGTGGGGCTGGGGTATCTGGAGATGACGGGGTATGTGGGGAGGTTGCGGCTGTGA
- a CDS encoding IS30 family transposase, with translation MTSAGVHLSTSAGGVNRYQGHSLRSIAKTLGRSASSLSREVARNGSASGYASRPAEQAASRRRTQARRLPKLHPEGALWGVVSHLLTWLWSPRQIARTLRRMWPDNPERHVSHESIYNAIYAHPKGELRKCLVACLRQSRNTRRPRSGGEDRRGQIPEMVSIHVRPPEVNDRVMPGHWEGDLIKGAANRSAVGVLVERTTRLVLLAKMPDATAESALAAFTAKLNDIAQPLRQTLTYDQGKEMARHRELARNTNIRVYFCDPHSPWQRGSCENTNGLLRQMLPKGTDLSVHDQQALDSIADLLNNRPRQTLDWRTPAQLFRDLMQGISEQRGATIH, from the coding sequence ATCACCTCTGCTGGCGTTCACCTCAGCACTTCAGCGGGGGGGGTGAATAGATACCAAGGACACAGCCTGCGCTCGATTGCCAAGACGCTGGGGCGTAGTGCCAGCAGCCTGAGCCGAGAGGTGGCACGCAATGGGAGTGCGTCGGGCTATGCGTCCAGGCCTGCCGAACAGGCGGCGAGCCGGCGGCGCACACAGGCCAGGCGCTTGCCCAAGCTGCATCCCGAGGGCGCCTTGTGGGGCGTGGTCTCGCACCTGCTGACGTGGTTGTGGTCGCCACGGCAGATCGCCCGCACACTGCGCAGGATGTGGCCCGACAACCCCGAACGACATGTCTCGCACGAGAGCATCTACAACGCCATCTACGCCCACCCCAAGGGTGAGCTGCGCAAGTGCCTGGTGGCTTGCCTGCGCCAGTCGCGCAACACGCGCCGGCCGCGCTCGGGCGGTGAGGACCGTCGCGGCCAGATCCCGGAAATGGTCAGCATCCATGTACGCCCGCCCGAGGTCAACGATCGCGTGATGCCTGGTCACTGGGAAGGTGACTTGATCAAGGGTGCGGCCAACCGCTCGGCCGTGGGTGTACTGGTCGAGCGAACCACCCGTTTGGTGCTGCTGGCCAAGATGCCTGATGCCACCGCCGAGTCGGCGCTGGCGGCCTTTACGGCCAAGCTCAACGACATCGCCCAGCCGCTGCGCCAGACGCTGACCTACGATCAGGGCAAGGAGATGGCGCGCCATCGCGAGCTCGCTCGCAACACCAACATCCGCGTGTACTTCTGCGACCCGCACAGCCCCTGGCAGCGCGGCAGCTGCGAGAACACCAACGGCCTGCTGCGCCAGATGCTGCCCAAAGGGACGGACTTGTCTGTGCACGATCAACAGGCCCTCGACTCCATCGCCGATCTGCTCAATAACCGGCCCCGTCAAACCCTGGACTGGCGCACACCCGCCCAACTCTTCCGCGACCTCATGCAGGGCATCTCAGAACAGCGCGGCGCCACAATCCATTAA
- the tnpC gene encoding IS66 family transposase, producing MNSAESEDNAPFQPVSMTMPATLPECHAVIETMALELAQLREQMAWLQERLKVDSRNSSKPPSSDGPGSGNRAQRRASQRKRGAQKGHPGAYRALLPETEVDGVQDCVPPAQCNCGGAVNVQGKPVRHQVFDIPPVTPDVQEYRLYSGVCTQCGLGHRGVLPQGVPSGQIGPRALALVGVLGTRFHLTQGKIRDLLAQLLGLDFSVGAISQAHGKVAAALKAPVAVAVASLAQAPVLHMDETRYPREGSANWVWGVIQPKLAVFSILPSRARYVITDLIGQAPQGVVVSDRYAGYAHLDASRRQVCWAHLLRDFTRISQRSGRAGHIGRRLLGLGCVLFRWREQGRSAAQFEALQRRVRAALDRGAAQTGCRRTQATCQNLLKLWPALWGFVNHPQVPPTNNDAERSIRSIVLKRKISGPTRSRRGDEFIARGFSVHETCRRQGLDLWAFLHRAVTAWIDKATPPSMLPAPTG from the coding sequence ATGAACAGCGCTGAGAGCGAGGACAATGCACCGTTCCAGCCGGTATCGATGACGATGCCGGCGACGCTGCCGGAGTGCCACGCGGTGATCGAGACGATGGCCCTGGAACTCGCCCAACTGCGCGAGCAGATGGCGTGGCTGCAAGAGCGGCTGAAGGTGGACTCGCGCAACTCATCGAAGCCGCCGTCGTCGGATGGACCGGGCAGCGGTAACCGCGCCCAGCGCCGCGCCAGCCAGCGCAAGCGCGGTGCCCAGAAGGGCCACCCCGGCGCGTACCGGGCGCTGCTGCCCGAGACGGAGGTGGACGGTGTCCAAGACTGTGTGCCCCCGGCGCAGTGCAACTGCGGCGGCGCGGTGAACGTGCAGGGCAAACCGGTGCGTCACCAGGTCTTCGACATCCCGCCGGTGACCCCCGATGTGCAGGAGTACCGGCTCTACAGCGGTGTGTGCACCCAATGCGGGCTGGGCCATCGGGGCGTTCTGCCGCAGGGTGTTCCCAGCGGGCAGATCGGGCCGCGCGCGCTGGCGCTGGTGGGTGTGCTGGGCACGCGCTTTCACCTCACGCAGGGCAAGATCCGGGACCTGCTGGCCCAACTGCTGGGGCTCGATTTCAGCGTGGGGGCCATCTCGCAGGCCCACGGCAAGGTAGCCGCTGCGCTGAAGGCGCCGGTGGCGGTCGCGGTGGCCTCGCTGGCGCAGGCCCCGGTGCTGCACATGGACGAGACGCGCTACCCGCGTGAAGGCTCGGCCAATTGGGTGTGGGGTGTGATCCAGCCCAAGCTGGCGGTCTTCAGCATCCTGCCCTCGCGGGCACGCTATGTCATTACGGACCTGATCGGCCAGGCGCCGCAGGGCGTGGTGGTGTCGGACCGCTATGCCGGCTACGCCCACCTCGACGCCAGCCGGCGCCAGGTGTGCTGGGCGCATCTGCTGCGCGACTTCACGCGCATCTCCCAGCGCAGCGGGCGTGCCGGGCACATCGGCCGGCGCCTGCTCGGGCTGGGCTGCGTGCTGTTTCGCTGGCGCGAGCAGGGCCGCAGCGCCGCGCAGTTCGAAGCCTTGCAGCGCCGGGTCCGGGCGGCATTGGATCGGGGCGCGGCACAGACCGGTTGCCGGCGCACGCAGGCCACCTGTCAGAACCTGCTCAAGCTCTGGCCGGCGTTGTGGGGCTTCGTGAACCACCCTCAGGTGCCGCCCACCAACAATGACGCCGAGCGCTCGATCCGCTCCATCGTGCTCAAGCGCAAGATCTCCGGGCCCACGCGATCACGGCGTGGCGACGAGTTCATCGCCCGGGGCTTCAGCGTGCACGAGACCTGCCGTCGCCAGGGCCTGGATCTGTGGGCCTTCCTGCACCGCGCCGTCACCGCCTGGATCGACAAGGCCACCCCGCCCAGCATGCTCCCGGCACCCACCGGTTGA